Sequence from the Pan paniscus chromosome 4, NHGRI_mPanPan1-v2.0_pri, whole genome shotgun sequence genome:
ACTCAGATCTCACACCTCACAAAGACCCACAAACTAACTGCTGGACTGCAGCGAAACCCCACCCCTGTTTGGAGGCACTCCAAGTTTCCGGAGGATTGTCATCTCCATAGCTGCGGCAAGAAACTAAATAAGACCCATTTATGCACAGTGAAGATTCTGAGAGGATTCTGCAGCAAAACAACAATGGCCGCTCCACAGAGTCGCCCCAGACGCGGCGAGCTGATCCTGCTGTGCGCGCTGCTGGGAACGCTGTGGGAAATCGGGAGGGGACAGATTCGCTACTCGGTGCCAGAAGAGACGGACAAAGGCTCCTTCGTGGGTAATATCTCCAAGGACCTGGGACTGGACCCCCGGGAGCTGGCGAAGCACGGAGTCCGTATCGTCTCCAGAGGTAGGACGCAGCTCTTTGCTCTGAACCCGCGCAGCGGCAGCTTGGTCACCGCGGGCAGGATAGATCGGGAGGAGCTCTGCGCTCAGAGCCCGCGGTGTCTGATAAATATTAACATCCTGGTTGAGGATAAAGGAAAACTCTTTGggatagaaatagaaatagttGATATTAACGATAATAACCCAAAATTCCAGGTCGAAGATCTAGAAGTAAAAATTAACGAAATCGCGGTTCCTGGAGCACGTTATCCACTCCCAGAAGCTGTTGACCCGGATGTGGGCGTGAACTCCCTCCAGAGCTACCAGCTCAGCCCCAATCACCACTTCTCCCTGGACGTGCAGACTGGAGACAATGGAGCCATAAACCCAGAGCTGGTGCTGGAGCGCGCCCTGGACAGGGAGGAAGAGGCTGCTCACCACCTGGTCCTCACGGCCTCGGATGGCGGCGAGCCGCGTCGCTCTAGCACAGTGCGCATCCACGTGACAGTGTTGGATACAAATGACAATGCCCCGGTTTTTCCTCACCCGATTTACCGAGTGAAAGTCCTTGAGAACATGCCCCCAGGCACGCGGCTGCTTACTGTAACAGCCAGCGACCCGGATGAGGGAATCAATGGAAAAGTGGCATACAAATTCCggaaaattaatgaaaaacaaactCCGTTATTCCAGCTTAATGAAAATACTGGGGAAATATCGATAGCAAAAAGTCTAGATTATGAAGAATGTTCGTTTTATGAAATGGAAATACAAGCCGAAGATGTGGGGGCACTTCTGGGGAGGACCAAATTGCTCATTTCGGTGGAAGATGTAAATGACAATAGACCAGAAGTGATCATTACGTCTTTGTTTAGCCCAGTGTTAGAAAATTCTCTTCCCGGGACAGTAATTGCCTTCTTGAGTGTGCATGACCAAGACTCTGGAAAGAATGGTCAAGTTGTCTGTCACACACGTGataatttaccttttaaattaGAAAAGTCAATAGATAATTATTATAGATTAGTGACAAGGAAATATTTGGACCGAGAAAATGTCTCTATCTACAATATCACAGTGATGGCCTCAGATCTAGGAACACCACCTCTGTCCACTGAAACTCAAATCGCTCTGCACGTGGCAGACATTAACGACAACCCTCCTACTTTCCCTCATGCCTCCTACTCAGCGTATATCCTAGAGAACAACCTGAGAGGAGCCTCCATCTTTTCCTTGACTGCACACGACCCCGACAGCCAGGAGAATGCCCAGGTCACTTACTCTGTGACCGAGGACACGCTGCAGGGGGCGCCCCTGTCCTCATACATCGCCATCAACTCTGACACCGGTGTCCTGTATGCGCTGCAATCTTTCGACTATGAGCAGATCCGAGACCTGCAGCTACTGGTAACAGCCAGCGACAGCGGGGACCCGCCCCTCAGCAGCAACGTGTCACTGAGCCTGTTCGTGCTGGACCAGAATGACAACGCACCCGAGATCCTGTACCCCACCCTCCCCACAGACGGTTCCACTGGCCTGGAGCTGGCGCCCCGCTCCGCAGAGCCCGGCTACCTGGTGACCAAGGTAGTGGCGGTGGACAGAGACTCGGGCCAGAACGCCTGGCTGTCCTACCGCCTGCTCAAGGCCAGCGAGCCGGGACTCTTCTCGGTGGGTCTGCACACGGGCGAGGTGCGCACGGCGCGAGCCCTGCTGGACAGAGACGCGCTCAAGCAGAGCCTCGTGGTGGCCGTCCAGGACCATGGCCAGCCCCCTCTCTCCGCCACTGTCACGCTCACCGTAGCCGTGGCTGACAGCATCCCCGAAGTCCTGACCGAGTTGGGCAGTCTGAAGCCTTCGGTCGACCCGAACGATTCGAGCCTTACACTCTATCTCGTGGTGGCAGTGGCTGCCATCTCCTGTGTCTTCCTCGCCTTTGTCGCTGTGCTTCTGGGGCTCAGGCTGAGGCGCTGGCACAAGTCACACCTGCTCCAGGATTCCAGTGGCAGATTGGTAGGCGTGCCTGCCTCACATTTTGTGGGTGTTGAGGAGGTACAGGCTTTCCTGCAGACCTATTCCCAGGAAGTCTCCGTCACCGCCGACTCGCGGAAGAGTCACCTGATCTTTCCCCAGCCCAACTACGCAGACACGCTCATCAGTCAGGAGAGCTGTGAGAAAAATGATTCTTTGTTAACATCCGTAGATTTTCATGAATATAAGAATGAAGCTGATCATGGTCAGGTGAGTTTAGTTCTTTGCTTGCTTTTAATTTCCTGATGAATTTTATTTGGCGTAAATTATGTTTTGAAAAACATTGTGAAGatagttgaaaataatttttaaggcgGATCACAGAgttttgggtttattttggtGGTGTTACTATAAAATTGAACTCTAATAGTCATAGGttattgtttcatttgcttttaaacGACTTGGAAAAGATTGTTCAACCATTTTAAGCCttccagtattttattccttaagAAGTACCTACCCGTCCATACTGGTAATTTTGctattgtttgtgtgtgtgtgtgtgtgtgtgtgtgtgtgtgtgtgtgtgtgtgtgtgtgtatcccaaACTAGAACTTCAGAAAATTATCAAGAAGTCTAAAGCCTTGTTATTAGCTTagcaaaagtaaaatatatcTCAGAATCTTTAGGGTTATGTTTAGCATTTGAACCTGTAACTAGGCTCTTGTAGATTTCTTCactttaaacctcttttctgagCCCTGTTTCTGTACCAGTGCCCTTCAAAACTTTAATACTTCTTACCATCCTTCAAAACATGAACAAACTTTAAAGATGGATCTTGGTGGGAGATGAGACTGGTTACTAAATATTAAGTATGTGTGTCAGTGGTCACCTGGGCTCCATGCCCATGGAGACATGAAATCTAAAGCCTAGAATGTCCATTGCTcccccaaacaaaaaacaaaagcaaaaacattagatctgaattaaaatgtaattttaaactgTTGAAAGTGACTTTTGTAAAATATGAAAGAACATATTTCAATACAATTCCAATGAGCTGTTTCAGTTGTGCATCGATGTGAAGTGGTGAGAATGTTGATATTAAGAACCAATGTTTCAGGTACACAAGTTCTAAATAAGCTGATCAATTCAATTAAAGTTATTCAGTCTTGGCTGGACACAGTGCCTcatgtctgaaatcccagcactttgggaggctggggcaggaggaccgcttgagccccgGGGGTTTGaaactgtagtgagctatgatcatgccactgcattccagcctaggtggcagaactagaccctgtctctaaaaaaactattattaggccgggtgcggtggctcacgcctgtaatcccagcactttgggagactgaggtgggtggatcacctgaggtcaagagttcaagatcagcctggcaaacatggtgaaaccccgtctctactgaaaactacaaaaattagccaggcatggtggcacgcgcctgtggtcccagctactcaggaggctgaggcagaagaatcgcttgaacccgggaggtggaggttgcagtgagccttgatcctgtcactgcactccagcctgggcaacagggtgagactccgtctcaaaaaaaaaaactaatattaatagtaaaaacTCGGTATAGGCTATCCATTACTGTATTCCTGCATACCTTCTTGTAGCATTTGAATAAAGCTAATCCCTGAATTGATTGTTGTAAGGTAGAAGTAGATgacccaataaatgtttgttattaatGAAAAGGACATTTCCTAAGGATTGTGTAGTGTTCTACTGTATGGTGCATATTCAGTGGAGTGGGAGTTAACTTCATAGTTTGTGTACCATTTGGATGCACATTTGAGAGGACAACATATTATTGGCactttgcaattttaaaaactgggatGAAAGTTTCCCTGGTAGGAAAGAAAATCCTTACTCTCCCTAAAAATGTTGGCtagttgtttttattaatctgaCAAATGGACTAAAGAAGGTTGACCAATGTCCACAAATTTATGTAAATGAACTTATGAGCTTCATTTATCCAATTCCAAAGTCATTTCTTCACTACAGTGATGGTACATAGATAGGATAATAATGCAATCCACTAGAATATCCCTTTGTACCTTGTATTGCAGAATAGATAAGCATTTCCCCAATAACTCTTAAGAATGAATTTATGTACTGTAAAAGATATGACATAAGACAAGTATTTTGAGATATGAAGAAGAGCAATGTAGTAGGGTATATCATTTCTTAGCTACATCATATGGGCAGTATACTTGAATGAATATTTCCTGAAGTAGAagagtaaagaaaaattatttttataaagaatgttAATATAGTCAGGAAGAGGAGATGTTTGGGGATTGGTATAAAATTGCCACAACTTTACAATATAGTTTTAAATAGTATAGATTTCCCtaatatgtgtaatataaaaCACTAGAAATATTGGGGAGTTGGAAATCATAGAAATGAACAGAAGAATGATAAAATTGTTTCCATAgctaataaaaaatgaatttttgaaatCAGTATAGTATGAAGCCTCTGAGAGCAAGAACTGTATCATATTAATTATTATATTGCCAGTGACAAGGGCAATACTTAGTTCTAGCTAAGAGTTCAAGGTATGTTTGCAGAATGGTGAAAGAATGGACCAATGTATGCAGGTTTGTATAAAAACCCAACGTGATATTTCTAACAATTTGGAAAGCAGAGAAAGATACCCTAAAGAAGgtgttataattttttgttaagtATATGAACGTAAAAACTTGGCTTGTTAAGTTAGGCACACAAAAACAATTACTGCACTGGTTAACTTGAAGCAGCAGAGGCTGTAGTTTCCTAGTGCTGACTCTGGGCGCCGCTGTTGGCCAAAGTGGAGAGCTTGGCGCTCCAGATCTCCTCGCGCAGCCGCAGCGCGCTTTCCAGGGCAGCCCCAGCTCAGACTCCCCAGCGCCAGCCTTTACACCGCTTCCTCCTCggaaaaagaagaattttttccTAAACTGGAACTGGAACTAAAGCCCGTTCGGAGATCCAAAAATCTACAATACAGAGGTTATTTGTAACCCGGCGTCTCCAGGCTGGTGAGCAAGCTGAGGAGAGCAAGAGGGATGGGGAGAGGCACCGGGGAGCTGGGCCGGGCTGAGAGGCTGCCAGtgctctttctcttcctgctgTCTTTGTTCTGCCCGGCGCTCTGTGAGCAGATCCGCTACAGGATTCCCGAGGAAATGCCCAAGGGCTCCGTAGTGGGGAACCTCGCCACGGACCTGGGGTTCAGCGTCCAGGAGTTACCGACTCGAAAACTGCGCGTCAGTTCGGAGAAGCCTTACTTCACCGTGAGCGCAGAGAGCGGGGAGTTGCTTGTGAGCAGCAGGCTAGACAGGGAGGAGATATGCGGGAAGAAGCCAGCTTGTGCTCTGGAATTTGAGGCTGTTGCTGAAAATCCACTGAACTTTTATCACGTGAATGTGGAGATCGAGGACATTAATGACCACACGCCAAAATTCACGCAAAATTCCTTTGAGCTGCAAATAAGTGAGTCTGCACAGCCTGGCACACGATTTATATTAGAAGTAGCAGAAGATGCAGATATTGGCTTAAACTCTCTACAGAAGTATAAACTCTCTCTTAACCCAAGTTTCTCATTAATAATTAAGGAGAAACAGGATGGTAGTAAATACCCGGAACTGGCACTGGAGAAAACCTTAGACCGGGAACAACAGAGTTACCATCGTTTAGTCCTGACTGCCTTGGACGGTGGAAATCCACCCCTAAGCGGCACCACTGAGCTCCAGATCCAGGTAACCGACGCCAATGATAATCCCCCGGTATTCAACCGGGATGTGTACAGAGTCAGCCTTCGGGAAAACGTGCCACCAGGCACCACTGTGCTGCAAGTGTCAGCCACTGACCAAGACGAGGGCATCAACTCAGAAATTACTTATTCCTTCTACAGAACCGGGCAAATCTTTAGTCTGAATTCAAAGAGCGGAGAAATTACCACTCAAAAGAAACTGGATTTTGAAGAAACCAAGGAATATTCAATGGTTGTAGAAGGGAGGGATGGTGGTGGACTGGTTGCACAATGTACAGTTGAAATTAATATTCAAGATGAAAATGACAATAGCCCAGAAGTTACATTCCATTCTCTACTTGAAATGATTCTGGAAAACGCGGTGCCTGGAACACTAATTGCTTTGATCAAAATACATGACCAAGATTCTGGGGAAAATGGGGAGGTTAATTGTCAATTACAAGGCGAAGTCCCTTTTAAGATTATCTCTTCATCCAAAAATTCGTATAAGTTGGTAACAGATGGAACCCTAGACCGAGAGCAAACCCCGGAGTACAATGTCACCATCACAGCCACAGACAGGGGCAAGCCGCCCCTCTCCTCCAGCATAAGCGTCATCCTACATATCAGAGACGTCAACGATAACGCTCCGGTTTTCCACCAGGCGTCCTACTTAGTCAGTGTACCCGAAAACAACCCTCCTGGGGCCTCCATCGCGCAAGTCTGCGCCTCGGACCTGGACTTGGGGTTGAACGGCCAAGTCTCCTACTCCATCATGGCCAGCGACCTAGAGCCTCTGGCACTGGCCTCTTACGTGTCCATGAGCGCGCAAAGTGGGGTGGTGTTCGCGCAGCGCGCCTTTGACTACGAGCAGCTGCGCACCTTCGAACTCACACTACAGGCCCGCGACCAGGGCTCGCCTGCGCTCAGCGCAAACGTGAGCCTGCGCGTGTTGGTGGGCGACCGAAACGACAACGCACCGCGGGTGCTGTACCCCGCGCTGGGTCCCGACGGCTCTGCGCTCTTCGATATGGTGCCGCGCGCTGCAGAGCCCGGCTACCTGGTGACCAAGGTAGTGGCCGTGGACGCAGACTCAGGACACAACGCCTGGCTGTCCTACCACGTGCTGCACGCTAGCGAGCCCGGGCTCTTCAGCCTGGGGCTGCGCACAGGAGAGGTGCGCACAGCGCGTGCCTTGGGCGACAGGGACGCGGCCCGCCAGCGCCTGCTGGTTGCTGTGCGTGATGGTGGACAGCCGCCACTCTCCGCCACCGCCACGCTGCACTTGGTCTTTGCTGACAGCTTGCAGGAGGTGCTGCCGGATATCACTGACCGCCCTGTACCCTCTGACCCCCAGGCTGAGCTGCAGTTTTACCTGGTGGTGGCCTTGGCCTTGATCTCAGTGCTCTTCCTCCTGGCCGTGATTCTGGCCATTGCCTTGCGCCTGCGACGCTCCTCCAGCCCTGCCGCCTGGAGCTGCTTCCAACCTGGTCTCTGTGTCAAGTCTGGACCTGTGGTTCCCCCCAACTACAGTGAGGGGACTTTGCCTTATTCCTACAACCTATGTGTTGCACATACAGGAAAGACGGAGTTTAATTTCCTAAAATGTAGTGAGCAATTGAGTTCAGAACAAGACATACTTTGTGGTGATTCATCTGGGGCCTTATTTCCACTTTGTAATTCCAGCGAGTCGACTTCCCATCCTGAGTTGGTGAGTTTCATTTATGTCTATTCTTTTTCATTACCCAcccaattttctgtatttacaTGAAACTACCGTACATTTTCAAGTCCAATGAGTTGTCTTAGGGAAATCAGAGCTGCTCAGAAAGCTGTCCTACCATTCTTTAAGAGGAGCAGTAAATTGTGAGTTTTTATGTCGCATAAAAGAAGTAGCCTTATAGATTTACAAAGTAGTGAGAGTTTGCTCTTAGCTTCCTATCTAGCAAAAACATTTGGTGCGGTTTTTTGTCCTCTTTCTCAAAGCTAATGAATTTACCTATTCGTTGTCTCATTCtttaacatgtttatattttattatatgtagatAAACCATTAAATTTAATGTATGTAATCATTTAATTCATCTTTTAAAGCAAAGAAACTGCTAGTAGATGTCTTTCTTCACTGATTTCACTGGTAGTTTTCATCTCTTTCTTATGTTCCTCATATATACTTTCTTATTCCTACCTAATGGATTTATGATTTTTTGAATctcctaaaattttattaaaaatactatatgttggctgggtgcagtggctcatgcctgtaatcccagcactttgggaggccgaggcggttggatcacatggtcaggagttcaagaccagcctgggcaatatggtgaaaacccgtctctactaaaaatacaaaaattagctgggtgtggtggcgggcgcctgtaatcccagctactcaggaggctaagacaggagaattgcttaaacctggcaggtggaggttgcggtgagccgagatcactccattgcattccagcctgggcaacaagagcaaaactccatctcaaaaaaaaggaagaagaaggaaaaggagaggaagaagaagaaaaatactacatgttatgtgtatgagagagaaagagagagactgatTCACTGAACTTAGAAGGTCCAAATCATCCAAATAATTTTCTAAGTTTATCCAGGTTTTCTTGGATGCAAAATCCTTTTCCACCTCTATATAATTACCAGAAGAAacttacaaaaaaaggaaatgctatTGCCTGAATTTCTCTTGCTCGGAATCCTGACATATATTCTTGAAGAAGGGGAAAAAGACACCGGATTTGTCTTATCGTTTGgagctttaaatataaatgactgGATGTTTTCTCAACATCCTTGTAGGACGGAAGGTGAATACAGGATTATTCcatttttaagacaaaaactacTAGTCTTGTGTACATACAAAGCTCCCATTACATGGTATAAGTCTTTTGCTTGGTTTCCCTTAGTATGTGATTCAGTAAATGGGTTCCttacaaagtgctgagatttcttACAATACCACTTACTTTTAACCTTTCAgtagttttctttgttgtatattttgtgttctttttcccAAATTATTATATAAGTTTAAGTGATGCTTAGAATAATGTTTAAGACCACTTTAAAATTGCATAATTTATTGATGAAGGATTAAAATAGAAACTTGCTTTTCAGTGTATATGCATTTGAATCATTGAAACACAGTCTGTGCATGCATTACATATTCACATTAAAAAACTAAGCATTTTTTGAAATAGCAGAAAAGTTTAAGCaattacaaaaatgtgaaaatttccaACTTTAATCCTGTTAATATTTAGCAATATTAGGCGAGAACATCTGTAACTGTTGCTGAattaatattacttttataatacaaaaatttaaaataaatgtttttccaggaattttatcatcaaaataaattaaccccagaaaataatttcaaagtggATAATCTATccttatatatgtattaatacaattatatattttacatttacaaatatataggtataaaaattaaaaatgactgtACTTCCAAACAAGATTGCACATAAAAATTACTTCAGAAAATTGTTAAGATATACAGAAAAAATTGAAGCAtcataaaaaggaaattataatagTTTACATATCTAGAAACAAGAGTGCAAAGTTCTACcaagaataagaataaattaatattaagCAATGGTTTGTGATTTTATAATACACTTACAGAAATTTTATTCCACTTTATTTACAACTCAGATATCTAAAAAATagattgctttttaaatacaaatgCAAGAAACAATTGGAGAAATCTAAAATCATAATTAGAAGAGAGTAGCGTTTTCTTTATCAGCCATCTGATATAATGTTACACATCAGTGGGTGTAGTAAC
This genomic interval carries:
- the LOC100979108 gene encoding protocadherin gamma-A8 isoform X13, producing MAAPQSRPRRGELILLCALLGTLWEIGRGQIRYSVPEETDKGSFVGNISKDLGLDPRELAKHGVRIVSRGRTQLFALNPRSGSLVTAGRIDREELCAQSPRCLININILVEDKGKLFGIEIEIVDINDNNPKFQVEDLEVKINEIAVPGARYPLPEAVDPDVGVNSLQSYQLSPNHHFSLDVQTGDNGAINPELVLERALDREEEAAHHLVLTASDGGEPRRSSTVRIHVTVLDTNDNAPVFPHPIYRVKVLENMPPGTRLLTVTASDPDEGINGKVAYKFRKINEKQTPLFQLNENTGEISIAKSLDYEECSFYEMEIQAEDVGALLGRTKLLISVEDVNDNRPEVIITSLFSPVLENSLPGTVIAFLSVHDQDSGKNGQVVCHTRDNLPFKLEKSIDNYYRLVTRKYLDRENVSIYNITVMASDLGTPPLSTETQIALHVADINDNPPTFPHASYSAYILENNLRGASIFSLTAHDPDSQENAQVTYSVTEDTLQGAPLSSYIAINSDTGVLYALQSFDYEQIRDLQLLVTASDSGDPPLSSNVSLSLFVLDQNDNAPEILYPTLPTDGSTGLELAPRSAEPGYLVTKVVAVDRDSGQNAWLSYRLLKASEPGLFSVGLHTGEVRTARALLDRDALKQSLVVAVQDHGQPPLSATVTLTVAVADSIPEVLTELGSLKPSVDPNDSSLTLYLVVAVAAISCVFLAFVAVLLGLRLRRWHKSHLLQDSSGRLVGVPASHFVGVEEVQAFLQTYSQEVSVTADSRKSHLIFPQPNYADTLISQESCEKNDSLLTSVDFHEYKNEADHGQQAPPNTDWRFSQAQRPGTSGSQNGDDTGTWPNNQFDTEMLQAMILASASEAADGSSTLGGGAGTMGLSARYGPQFTLQHVPDYRQNVYIPGSNATLTNAAGKRDGKAPAGGNGNKKKSGKKEKK
- the LOC100979108 gene encoding protocadherin gamma-B5 isoform X21, with product MGRGTGELGRAERLPVLFLFLLSLFCPALCEQIRYRIPEEMPKGSVVGNLATDLGFSVQELPTRKLRVSSEKPYFTVSAESGELLVSSRLDREEICGKKPACALEFEAVAENPLNFYHVNVEIEDINDHTPKFTQNSFELQISESAQPGTRFILEVAEDADIGLNSLQKYKLSLNPSFSLIIKEKQDGSKYPELALEKTLDREQQSYHRLVLTALDGGNPPLSGTTELQIQVTDANDNPPVFNRDVYRVSLRENVPPGTTVLQVSATDQDEGINSEITYSFYRTGQIFSLNSKSGEITTQKKLDFEETKEYSMVVEGRDGGGLVAQCTVEINIQDENDNSPEVTFHSLLEMILENAVPGTLIALIKIHDQDSGENGEVNCQLQGEVPFKIISSSKNSYKLVTDGTLDREQTPEYNVTITATDRGKPPLSSSISVILHIRDVNDNAPVFHQASYLVSVPENNPPGASIAQVCASDLDLGLNGQVSYSIMASDLEPLALASYVSMSAQSGVVFAQRAFDYEQLRTFELTLQARDQGSPALSANVSLRVLVGDRNDNAPRVLYPALGPDGSALFDMVPRAAEPGYLVTKVVAVDADSGHNAWLSYHVLHASEPGLFSLGLRTGEVRTARALGDRDAARQRLLVAVRDGGQPPLSATATLHLVFADSLQEVLPDITDRPVPSDPQAELQFYLVVALALISVLFLLAVILAIALRLRRSSSPAAWSCFQPGLCVKSGPVVPPNYSEGTLPYSYNLCVAHTGKTEFNFLKCSEQLSSEQDILCGDSSGALFPLCNSSESTSHPELQAPPNTDWRFSQAQRPGTSGSQNGDDTGTWPNNQFDTEMLQAMILASASEAADGSSTLGGGAGTMGLSARYGPQFTLQHVPDYRQNVYIPGSNATLTNAAGKRDGKAPAGGNGNKKKSGKKEKK